The following proteins are encoded in a genomic region of Thermococcus zilligii AN1:
- a CDS encoding NfeD family protein: MEALPIFLLILGLLIIVLDMMVVTFITPIGVAFATLGLLMGFGMNFMESFVLSLIAAVVAYIAVGRYIRRGVEDIGEKEGKYTFDLVGKVGKVVKVGEDHYLVELEGDRWIALSDEPLSPGDKVEVTAVDGVKLVVRKAKG; the protein is encoded by the coding sequence ATGGAAGCCCTCCCCATTTTCCTCCTCATCCTCGGCCTCCTGATAATAGTCCTCGACATGATGGTGGTTACCTTCATAACGCCCATCGGCGTGGCCTTCGCCACCCTGGGCCTTCTCATGGGTTTCGGCATGAACTTCATGGAAAGCTTCGTCCTTTCCCTGATAGCGGCAGTGGTGGCTTACATAGCCGTGGGGAGATACATCAGGAGGGGCGTTGAGGACATCGGCGAAAAGGAGGGGAAGTACACCTTCGATTTAGTCGGGAAGGTCGGAAAGGTCGTTAAAGTTGGGGAAGACCACTACCTCGTGGAGCTCGAGGGGGACAGGTGGATAGCCCTCAGCGATGAGCCCCTCAGCCCGGGTGATAAAGTGGAAGTCACCGCCGTTGATGGGGTCAAGCTGGTCGTGAGGAAGGCAAAGGGGTAA
- a CDS encoding SPFH domain-containing protein — MSFAAVALLILGGFLLLLLLLGVKVIKPYQRGLVERLGKFNRILDPGVHFIIPFMENIKKVDMREHVIDVPPQEVICKDNVVVTVDAVVYYQILDPVKAVYNVSNFLMAITKLAQTNLRAIIGEMELDETLSGRDIINARLREELDKITDRWGVKITRVEIQRIDPPKDIQEAMAKQMTAEREKRAMILLAEGKKEAAIKEAEGQKQAAILKAEGEKQRQILVAEGQAEAIRKVLEALRMADEKYLTLQYIEKLPDLAKYGNLIVPYDTESLIGLLRILQKVKETPVPPAPPGDREGPQGAGGGMSPEDPENLQKTTG, encoded by the coding sequence ATGAGCTTCGCCGCAGTTGCGCTCCTGATACTGGGCGGATTTCTTCTGCTGCTGCTCCTGCTCGGGGTGAAGGTCATAAAGCCTTACCAGAGGGGCCTCGTCGAGAGGCTCGGAAAGTTCAACAGGATCCTTGACCCGGGAGTCCACTTCATAATCCCCTTCATGGAGAACATCAAGAAGGTCGACATGAGGGAACACGTCATCGATGTGCCGCCCCAGGAGGTCATCTGCAAGGACAACGTCGTCGTCACAGTCGATGCCGTCGTCTACTACCAGATCCTCGACCCCGTTAAGGCAGTGTACAATGTCAGCAACTTCCTCATGGCCATAACCAAGCTCGCCCAGACGAACCTCCGTGCCATAATCGGTGAGATGGAGCTCGACGAGACCCTCTCCGGGAGGGACATAATCAACGCCCGCTTAAGAGAAGAGCTCGACAAGATAACCGACCGCTGGGGCGTCAAGATAACCCGCGTCGAGATACAGCGCATAGACCCGCCGAAGGACATCCAGGAGGCGATGGCCAAGCAGATGACGGCAGAGCGTGAGAAGAGGGCCATGATCCTCCTCGCGGAGGGCAAGAAGGAAGCGGCCATCAAAGAAGCCGAGGGCCAGAAACAGGCGGCCATACTAAAGGCCGAGGGTGAGAAGCAGAGGCAGATACTCGTTGCCGAGGGCCAGGCAGAGGCCATAAGAAAGGTTCTTGAGGCGCTCAGGATGGCTGACGAGAAGTATCTAACCCTACAGTACATCGAAAAGCTCCCCGACCTTGCTAAGTACGGCAACCTCATAGTCCCCTACGACACCGAGTCGCTTATAGGGCTCCTCAGGATACTCCAGAAGGTCAAGGAGACCCCGGTACCGCCCGCGCCGCCCGGCGATAGGGAGGGGCCTCAGGGAGCCGGGGGCGGTATGAGCCCCGAAGACCCTGAGAACCTCCAAAAGACGACGGGGTGA
- a CDS encoding thymidine kinase, translated as MHPGGFLEVITGPMFAGKTTELIKRVERQAFARRKVALFKPAIDTRYSAEGVVAHNGLSYGAYIVPTSEEGVELIREVTLREGLEVIGVDEVQFFPMKIVEVLDTLASRGVYVIASGLNLDFKGDPFPVTRELLVRADSIVYLTAVCTVCGRPATRSQRLIDGKPAPRDSPVIQVGGRESYEARCREHHIVPEG; from the coding sequence ATGCATCCCGGGGGATTTCTTGAGGTAATCACCGGGCCCATGTTCGCCGGAAAAACGACCGAGCTCATAAAGAGGGTCGAGAGGCAGGCCTTTGCCAGGAGAAAGGTAGCGCTCTTCAAGCCGGCGATAGACACGCGCTATTCGGCCGAAGGGGTAGTTGCCCACAACGGGCTGAGCTATGGAGCCTACATCGTGCCAACGAGCGAAGAAGGAGTGGAGCTAATAAGGGAGGTCACCCTGAGGGAAGGCCTTGAGGTAATAGGGGTCGACGAGGTGCAGTTCTTTCCGATGAAGATAGTGGAGGTTCTCGACACCCTCGCAAGCAGGGGCGTTTACGTCATAGCCAGCGGACTAAACCTCGACTTTAAAGGGGACCCTTTCCCTGTTACCAGGGAGCTCCTCGTGAGGGCCGACAGCATAGTATACCTTACCGCCGTCTGCACGGTCTGCGGGAGGCCGGCAACGAGGAGCCAGAGACTCATCGACGGGAAGCCAGCCCCGAGGGATTCACCGGTCATACAGGTCGGGGGAAGGGAGAGCTATGAAGCGAGATGCAGGGAACACCACATCGTCCCCGAGGGGTAA